Genomic DNA from Molothrus aeneus isolate 106 chromosome Z, BPBGC_Maene_1.0, whole genome shotgun sequence:
tgctgagagcccacctggaaccctgcatccagctctgggaagaCATGGAGCAAGTCCAAAGGTGGTaagaggactgcagccacctcGTTTATGAAGACAGGTTGAGAAGGTTGGGGCTGTTCACCTTGAAGAGAGGGTTGTCTGGAGACCTCACAGCAACCTTCCAGAATCTGCAGGAGGCctacagggaagctggagagggacttttcatcAGGAACTGCAGTGATAGGACAAAGGGGAGATTTAAATGAGGTGTTAGGAAGAGCGAGGTGTgacactggaatgggctgcccagggaagttctGGATGTGTTCAAGCCCAGTTTGGGCTTGAACCAACCTGGCCTATGTCCAAGGCCTTGACCAACCTGGCCTACTGTTCCTGCTatggcaggggtgttggaactagattatctttaaggttctcttccaacccaagccactCTGATATTCTAACAGCCAAAACCCCCACTGTTAAGTATTAAGGATTGAATTTTTGAGGTATCTGTTTGTTGGCAGTGTGGGTGAGAAGAGGTTGTGTGCTCTGTGTCAGTTAGGTTGAGCAGACATCTGTTTTACAGCAGTACAGGCATCAGCTTTAATACATGCAAGCACTCATTGCAAATATACAaataagcaacaaaaaaaatcaaatttatatgtattcttttgtctttcagaCCCCTTCTGCTGTCCAGAAGATAAAAGAGCTTCTGAAAGATAAACCTGACCATGTAAGTGTAGATAGAGTCAGTCTGTAGGGTATGCTAAGATATTAGTACAGCTCATGATTGCAAAGCATTTCTGGCTAACTTAGAAGTTTGAACTGAACACTGAGGTGTTTGTTAGAGATGTTGACATATTTTTTTGGTGAGGAATGCATAAGCTTATTTATATATCCAGCTTTGTTTTGttataaaatgaaatgctgGAAACAACTGACTGTAAAGACAATTCACTGTACAGTTACTTTTGAGATTAATGAAGTTGGAAAAGCTTAAAGCTTCAGATATTTTTGAGCTACATTTTAATGAAGCCCTTTAGTATGACATAGTAATGATTTCTGATAGGGAGAGAGCTCTTCAGCTGTTATTATTTAAGTTCTTGTAGGAATTCTCATTGTGAAATATGCAGTAATAAAGTTATATTCATATGCATTGGAGAATATCTAATTCTTAGGAAACTTGCCAGacaatgtgttttttttaagtaaccAGTGTTTCACCAAATAATGAGCTTGTCATCTTTTCTTCTTGAGGGAAAGACACACAGAGGCTTCTTTTATAATCATTGTAAAAACAAgcattagggttttttttacagtaagtATTGTTCCaagaagaatatttcttttattaaccAAGGCcattgtttgttttgcttcctgCATGTTTGTAACTAGACTTATTTGTTCTAATGTTTTAAACCATCCTAAGGAAGCCTTGAGCCTACAGTTTATATGGTCAGTCGTTTCCTGACTTTAAATGGTGTCTGCATTTTTCAACCCATTATTTGTAGCAGTTCCTGTAGAGAAAGGCATTTAGTCTGAAAGGATCAGATGCAGTTTATCTTGAGAGCCCATTTAATGAAAAGTGTTACATTTTGATACATTTTTATCACAACATATGGACATAGATAGTGAAGTTTGGCTCTTCAGTTATGAAGCTCTGGTGCGTAGAAGGTGAGAGGGATACTTCTTAAAGATTCTTACATACAAATAGTTGTCTACATTGTTAAAACATCTTGATTTTCTCCGTACATGGATGCTCTTCTTGTCTGATTGTTGAATGCTGTGAATGTTAGAAACATTGGGTAAGTTGGCTTTTAAGGCCAGTTAACCAATACACATATACATACTTTGATTTAGGGAGGGGTTTGCTTCTTGGCAATAGAGGTAATGAAAAATCAATGCATGTTTTTCAGAACTTTGGTTTAAAGTAAGTTTTCTGACGGTGTCAAAATAAGGGCAGTTACTAGATTATCACAGAAGAAGAGTTCTGTGATAATCTGGTAACTGCCCTTATTTTGGCCTCACAGCTTCATAATTATGTTACTGTCATATGACCGGAATTAGCATCTGAGTAAACTGTAATTTGAAGTCACAAAATACTTGTCTTTGAAATTTGACTGTCTTTTTGGGACTTGGTTCCTATATGACTGCCTATGGTTCATTACTTCAAAAATTGTGCATACTGGAGGGCGTGATCCACTCCAGCAAGGATCAGATGCGTTTTTTATCTTGGCAGTCAAatttatagaagaaaaaagaaaaagttaccTCTTACCTGTTTACAGTAATTCACTTTTGCATTTAGGcagtggagaaaaataaatgtcagcACTTCATTGTTCTGCATATTTTTTAACTTGATGGTCTGAATAGGTTTTAAAAAGGAAGTCGTACatgtggtggtgttttttgttgtttctttttatttaggTAGGTGTGAAAGTAGGTGTTCGTACAAGGGGATGCAATGGACTTTCTTACACATTAGAATATACAAAATCGAAAGGAGACTCTGATGAAGAAGTAGTTCAAGATGGTGAGTTTCTGGTGCAGCAGCACAAGATTCTGTTTGGGGAGGGTATAAAACCTGGCCATTTTGAGAGAAGAAATCTATATTGTCAAAGTTTTGTATCTTGCTGGATTTACAGACTTTAAGAAGGGTATGGAATGGGTTACTGTCTGCTATGCATGGGAATTGTGTACTCAAGCTGAGATTTGTTGCCATGTTCTACAGCTTATTTCCCTCAGCATCATTTTTTTGTCCCCTGTCAAAAAGCAGACATTCGTGTGCACACATAAGTTAACAGTTCCAGACGTCTGCCAGACTTCTATTGGTAGAAAGAATATAGTGATTGAAGTGCCCCACATTAGGCCAGGGAAACCAAGTTGTACTAGTAGTCTTTATGCTTagcttcctctttttttattaCTGGTCAAAAGTGAATTTCAAAGTGAATGATGGTTTTGCTGTatgtaatttctggttttctgttattttcaaGGGGTTAGAGTGTTTATTGAAAAGAAGGCACAGCTGACACTTCTAGGAACTGAAATGGACTATGTAGAAGACAAACTGTCCAGTGAATTTGTCTTCAATAATCCAAACATCAAAGGAACATGTGGCTGTGGAGAAAGCTTTAACATCTGAAATCTCAGGATTACTTCTTTGACTTTCAGCAGCCTAAAACACTTACTATTATGACTTTCAGAAgtaaatgcattttcttcagGTTTGTAGGCTGCATAAAGTGGGGATactattaagaaaaataaagttacaTATTCAAAAATATAAGCTGTGTGTTAAATTCCACCCTGATATAGTTACACTGTAATTTCTGATGAATTGGGATCTAAAAGGTAAGAACAGTGAGTGCTGCAGTAACATCTCTGTACTTCCACTtgccaaggaaataaaatttcactgttcttttcctctgtcATTTTCTTTGTCAATCCTACTCGTACTTCCCCATTCAAAACCCATTTGAAAGAATACATTGTGTTCTGCTTTGatttggggaaaacaaacaaaccaatggACAAAAAATCGTAAccatttctgtgtatttataaAGATTTATATATACAAGCACACAGTCCTTACTTACTTTGTACTTTTCCAATGCTTTCATCTTTTTACAAGTGCATTTTCTGGTGGTTTATTTTCCCTTAAattcagggaaataaaaatgttgttcATGTATTAATATAGTGAATAAGCTATGGTAGCGCCTGTTGTAGAAATGCTTGGAAGAGGGCTAGCCTAATTTTaatgattttcctttctttgttgaAGGCATAGTCCCTGCTGTACTTTGTCATTTTCAAAGCATGAGGTATCTGGTACTGGAGGGCTAAAAAGTGATACGCAGGCCttgtttttcacatttcagtTTTTTATCTTGTCTCAATTAATTTGCAAAGGTGGCAAACTGCTTCCACATTCTTATTCCCCATCTTCGCAGAATGTGCTGTGTTTGCACCAAAATCTATGAAAACTTATTGAGAGACAAATCTCAGATTtctcattactttttttttctgtaatcatGCATGCTACTAATTTAGAGTTTGAACTCTTTTTCATAACTCTAAgtagcagatttttttcaccAAAGTTTGTGGTCCCCTGTGTTTAACTCCTGCCTTGGATTTAACTTGataacaggagaaaaataatttttaattatgaaaaacCCTTAgtatttcatattatttttaaattaatctagGCAGTAATTAAAATACTGTAAGAGGCCATTTTTTCTTTGGAATTTACTTAAtcataattttggttttgtaaaCAAGTGTCTTTCAAGCTTATACAATCTGCAGCAATTCTTCACTGGTGCTGATACAGAAGTGTAAAAGTCTCTCCAGACCTTCCCAACCTGGTGTGAGAGAGAGAAACTGTTCCATCCTTTTATCTCCTCATTGTCCAGAGATGACATTGTGCAGCTCAGGTGCTCACTTGTGCAGAATAGAAGGTAACATGTCTGCTTGAGCAACAGATTTGAACAGctggtgaaaataaaaaagagggtgACAGCAGGAGTCTTGTAGGTGTTGAGATGGGAATGATCTGAGAGCATTAAGGCTGCGTGTTGAAAATCCAGAGATCATCTTGATGTGGACAGTTGTACCCCACAGACCTGTCACCAACTGCTGTAGATGTAGGATTGCACCTACATTTTGGTTCTTCCCTCTACACCTTTTCCCAGAGCAAAgggaagaataaaaatgaaaaaaaaaattacgcTTCATCTGCTTTTTGTAGTGCACAGGAACAGAAGATCAGAGTTACTTACAGTCTAATAGTAAATACTTGAATTTTAGTTGAATATCACCTTTTGATGTAAAGACACTATTTCCCTTCACAGTCAACTGTTGCACACAGTTACTCCATATAGTGATTCAGGAATTAGTGGTAATACACTGGTGAAGTGCTTCTTTAGTGATGTAACTCTTTCACTCTTGCCAAACAAAAACATGGAGTTCATGTGACATAGTTGCATTACATCTAAAACTCCAAGCTAAGGGCATTTCTTCAGATTGCATTTCTCTGCTTCTTGCTAGAGATAAAACTTTGAATGTGGTAACACTGGTGGTTGCTAAGAGTGCTGGTACTTATTCATTTAACTTGTTTTGGGGTGGAGAGCATTGGTTTGAGGTTTATTTTAGACCTGTGGCATGTATAGTAatcttttttgtgtgtttgtgtatgcCTTGAATGGAAGTTTGCACTTTTGTACTGCCATGAAGCAATCATCTTAAGTTGTCACCTCATTAAGACAACTAATGCACAATATGTTAAACTTCTGCTAAAGTGCTATTTACAATTGCATACAAACTGTATGGTTTTGTTGATTGGTCCATTATAATTTTGTGCAACAATGTGTGTAGAGTCCTCAATTACAATAAATATAGCCTGTTGGTAACCATGAAATATTCCTATCTTgaatgattttttaaagtaataaaaaaagcaCTGGGGGGAGAACACGCTTGTGTGCTGGGGTTACAAAGTAGACACAATGCTACTGTTACCTGACTTAGTATTCCCccaaaatattaaacattttcAGATATTAACAGCATTAAAATGGCATAGAAATACATGGCAAAAAAAATAGTTAACTATGTACACAAGATATTTATGCATCTGGGAGAGTGCACTGTTAATGCACAGCCTTCTATTAAAATTCATTGCACACTATTCTCATGGTAAAAATTATAGCAGACAAGATGAATATATCTTGAAGGCTTTCACATACCAAAAATCTTTATGGTATGACTCAATGTAGGATAATGATTTTGATTGAAGTAACTGCTGACATAAAAGGTTTTTGGAGCTGGCTAGGTGTTTCCAGGATGAGAGTCAAAGGGTATTCTTCACTGTTCCACTTCAGTGCTGTATCATGGCACTCATATTCTATAGCGTACTATGTCCGTGACACGTTTGGGGCTTTCTCTTAGATACAGTCTTTGCACCCCTAAAGGTTCCTTTTGCTGTTAGGTGAAGATTCTGAACAATAGAAAGTGAAGTAATGAATTCTGGAAAAATGTCAGAGGTCATTGATACAATTGCATATTCATGAttccagagagagagagaggaaatcCTTCATACAGTCAGGAGCTTTTCTGTTGGGAGCTCTCTAAGAACTTGTGAAAAACCACTTGCTTGCTCAACCAGGTTGATATCCCTGTTCAACCAAGTTTTATAGCTCTTTATGAATGGCTCAGGAAGAatttgtttaggaaaaaaatgagtaGCTCAATATGCAAGTCAACTGGACATGAGGTGATGGAACAAAATTAATAGgagctaaaataaaaaagattcaGGGACTTTTTTCATgcaaaagaaacttttttttaaacttaattctTATATGCTCTATGTTGCTTCtattgtttttgttgggtttttttgtaattgtAATTATTATTAGCCCTGTTTCTTTAAATCAGCACCTTCAATGGTGGAAAAAATCTCCACCTATACCACTTTGTGCTTAACACTGGCTGCCTGGCTGTTCATGACACAAATATTTTATGATGCTAAAATTTTGCAGTTCCTTCTTTCAGAAGTATTCCATAGTTGTCTGAAGTGTCAGAATGTGCACCTCAGTCTTCAACCCAAAATAACCCTCAAAAGAGtgcttaaattttaaaataaaatcatactTCGAAATTACTTTTTCTGATGACCCATACAACTTTTTGTCTGTGAAGTAATCTGCCAGCCAGTGAGCAGTTTGGGCTGCTGTGCACGTTACTGCCACTTTTAGCACCTAAGAGATGTCCTGCTTCAACATGGTGAGGAAAATGTACATACTTAGTGCAATTCCACATGGATTTGGGCTTGAACAGCATTTGAATAGCAAAATTTGTATGCAATCTCTGGCATTTTTCTTAAAGAGAGGTACAGCAAGGGAAGGTTAACCACTCAGTTTTACCAGGGTCTTTATTCTCCCCTTTTATGCTCCCTTTCAGTGGGCTGTGCCTCAGCCTGTCCGTGTCTtagccagcagctgtgccccccaAGCTTCTCACACAAGAACCCAGGGGCCCCAGACCCTGTCTGTCTAGGGACAGGGTAGAATTCCAAAGGCTAGTTCATGGGAATAGATACCTTCTGACACTGGGTTGCAGCAAGTTTCCAGTCCACACGTTTCAAAAGGCAAATCGCCTCTTTCCTCATGTCCGTGTTCCAAGTTTCCTATTAGATTTCCCAAATACCAGAGTACTTCTGCCTATAGAGGTGGAAAGCATtgctcagctcagctgtttGCCTTTCTTGCATTTTGTTCTGTGCTTTATATCTGTTCCTGACACCTGGCAAATGATCACAGAAATCGAAATGGCCAAACCATTTCCAAGATGGAAAGAAAGCAGAGGAGCTTTCTGACCAGCTTTAGCTTTTGAAGCATTGGGTTTTTTCACCATTCATGCTCATTTTCACAACTTCCTACTAAGAGATAGGTTGGCATTTGGCTGACCTGGGTTCTGGACATAAACTCAGCAGAGATATACACACTGTTACAGCTTCCTAAAGCTCACTTTCTTCTTCTTAGTAATCTGTTTTATACATGTACACAGTGTTCCAGGCAAACTACATTTTTGAACTACTTTTGGGCCATTTTATTAACCAAGGCataatgcagaatttttttttcacagagcaGTTGACATCTGCAGTCTactacaaatattttaagatatGCATATTACATATGCGTTCAAAGGAAATGTACTCATCATTATTGTGGACTGTTTGGGAACATGGTTGTCTCTCTCTTCTGTGATTTACTTTCATAATCAGCCTGTGATTATTTTTGGTTTAGATTTTACAGGTTTCTTTTGCAAAGATGATTTGTTTGTGTTGTATGATGATCAATTGCTACTGAACTGCATATTTATCAAAACTTCTGGTCTTCAAAAAATTTAAGCAACAGAAAAATTCAGAGTCATCcaagttttatatttttacagtCCTGCACCATCAATGTGAAGATGTTGGATTGGCAGGAGAAATGCGGCACCCAATATGAGTGATCAGCAAGTCTCGAACTTTATTGATAGTCACACATATTTacattggtgttaatgaagctcatacatattgcaaagaagagctcattattggttagtTACTTTTCAGCCAACTACGCCTACTTCTGTATTCTTATGGTTATTGTGTTGCTACTTCTACATTCTTGTGATTATTCTGCTCAAACTGTCctcatatttttggcaaaagatcCTCTCCTCTATCCTGTTGTTGCACCAAGGGCACAATGTCCTTGCCCATCATTGGACACTGACTGCTGACTCCTAGACTTGTCTCCTTCTTGTTTAACCAGTGGTATCACGTCTAcgtgacctttctcagctagccaactgtccacaaagctctccacgcttcccccgtttttctgttgaacaagcatGGTCTGATTAAATGCAGCAGATATCATCTTTTGCACCATGTTCTGTAGGCACATGCAAAAACATGGCAAAATTAATACTACTAACAAAGCTATAATGCCCACTATAATGCTAACCTTAACAATAGAGCGTAACCATGATCCCAGGCCTAAAGATTTGAGCCATTCATCAATACTAAAACCCAATTCTACCTGTAAGTTTCCAGTTAACCTCCACaactcagagagctgggagtggaTGGATCGTGAATGGTCAGAAATgttcatgcaacacatgcctTCAAATTCTTCACAACCATGGCCTTGtggaagtaaaagaaaatcaattgcagctctattttgaagcGTTGCATGGCGAATAGAATCAACATCAAGCAAAAGGCTAGAAAGTGCCTAAGAGGTGGCATTGGTTTGCTTAGCAAGCCAACATCCCAACTTATTCAAAATGGCATGAGCACCTGCTGCCGATACCCCTGGAGCCAAGAAAGATGCTGCAACTATGGCCTCTGGGGACCTAAATTTTACATCGTCCTTGCAGTCTGCAGCAAATCCATGAGCCATTCATTTATTTCGATGATGGTGGTGGCTCATATTTATTATTATGGACGTGTTGGGAGTAAGTAGAGACAGCCGTCTAATTGTACATGGCCCCCCTCACAGCATAGATGGGATACCAGGCCAGGCGCAGTCTCCACATATTAAAAAGTATCCTGCTGGCAATTGAATAGGGTCATTTGATGAGATTGATACTTTCTTTGTGGTATAATTGCACCAGGCTGTTGCATTTTGGTAGACAGCCATGCTGGAAGTTACAATAGTGGAATGGTTCTTGTCTGGCAGCTGGCTTCTATGGTTGAAATTAAGACATGCGTCTACCATCACTGAACCTAACAGTTccaattcttggggttcctgcGGTGCTATGCGAAAAAAGGAAACCCATTGGTCCCAATTATCTACACTTGCCCTAGCATCGTTGGTCCTGCAGGTGGGTACATATGAGGGGCATGGCCAGGGATCCGCTGGTAACCCAACCAAACAGGTTGTAAATGGATTACCGGGAGAAAATAATGACAGACAAATAGCCTCCTGTTTAGTTAAGTTTGCCAGGGTGACCCAGATGTTAGTCTTGGGCTGAGGTGGGGCCCATACTTGATGGGTTTCCACTCTTCCAGCGACGTCTGCACTGTCTATTAAGAGGGTGAAGATTAGTAAAGCAACAGCATAAGTCCACCACGTCAACCTGATCTTTCCAGGCACTGCTTTGAACCACCCAGACATTTGGGAAATAAACATGTTTCtcaaaaatcattaaaaatgtctcttctttccttttccctttctcctccctgaTCTGCCCAGACTTAATCTCTTTAGGTCTCTCAAACAATTGTCCCACACTTGGTTGGGATCTTGATCTCCTGAAATCGGACCTATTACACTTGACTGTGACAGGGGAATACCCCGACCACACTTAGACTGTAAAATACACGACTGAGATTGCCCTAAAGTGCGTTTGACTAAGTGCTGGGTTTCCCACCTAAACCATGCTAGAATTTTCTGTTCTGGGGATTCATACAACTGTTACCCTTGGTGGCCAGGTAACCCTGTAAATGCCTGAAGTTCTGCTTGCCAGGACCTCAACTGCAACTTGTCAACAATTGTAAATGGCCTTGCTTATATTGGTCGTGTACTAGTATATGAGCTTGTTCCagactttccctttttaacGGCCATTGCTTAACCCACACTGGAACGTCAGTGGTCCAAGTTAGCGGGATTGGGAAAGTCCACGCAATGGCCATTAGCCTAAAGGGTGCTCATTTGTCAGCACTACTCCCATTTGAACCAAAATATCCCAGCCAATGAGGCACTGCACAGTAGGGGGCAAAGGTACAGTTGAGAAAACACTCCGTAAAATTTTTCCATCAATAGTTACGGATAACATGGGTGATTTTCTTGCAAGCGTTAGGCCTCCAACCCCAGTAACTGTCACTGTGGTTGGCTGTAATGGCCAGTTGTGGGGCCAGAAATCTGGACTAATAATGTTGGAGTCTGCGCCAGTATCTAATAAACCTTCCAAGGTTTGCCTCCCACCCTGATACTCTATTATTACAGTGCGCTTTGGTCGATCATTCAGGTTTATTGTTAATAGAGTGAGTCCTCCAGTGGAACCAAAGCCTCGTTCCCCTCTCAACTGTGATTGATGAGGGGGTAATGTTTTAGTCATCTGCTCCAATGGAACCAATTGAGCTATCCTCTGTCCTTTCTCAATTTGTATTGGAGGAAAAGGAGTATGTACCATGACACAAATTTCCCCTGTATAATCAGCGTCTATTACCCCAggtaaaacaaataatcccatCATGGTGGCCGATGATCGTCCCAGGAGCAAAGCTCTCATAGGTTGTCCATCAATGATGATTGATCCCTTTATTCCAGTCGGAACCTTTTCCGGTTGGGTGGTCATCAATGTTACTGCTACTGAAGCTGCCACGTCTAGCTCGAGGCTCCCGGCGGTGGCTGATTGAAGGGAAGCTGGGCTGAGGTGTTGACAGCAGCTACTTGTGTCTGGGTGCGGTGGCTGGTGGACGCGCTGGCCTTCCCGTTTCCCGAGCAGCGTCGGCAGGCTCCGGTGTTGTGGGCGTCCGAGCGACAACTTTGGCACCAGACGCTGGCTGCTTGACAAGCCCATCACGTATGTCCCATGCCTCCACACCGGTAACATTTGAATCGGCCAGCAGATGGAGCCCGAGCAGTATTTGTTGCCGCTGCTTGTAGGGGTGCAAGAGCAGCCAACACCTGACTCTGTGAGGCTGCTGCTTGTTTTTGAAATCCTACTCCTAACTCCTTAATAGCTTCTACTAACATTGCTTGATTTCCTACGGGCACATTCGCCAATCGTTCTAAAGCTTCTTCTATAGACCAATTAGCTCCTAGGGTATTTAATACGTTCCTCATCGCCTGATTACTGTTCTGGAGTGTGCATTTTTTCAACAAAGTACCCTTCATGAAGTCAGGGACTCCTTCCTGCTCGATAGCATTGGCCGCCTTATCTATAAAAGATCTGAATGActcatctcttccttcctttattCCCATATAAGAGGGAATCCCCCCTGGCTCTTTTATCCTATCTATAGCCAATCGCACCAGGCGCATAGCCTCCCGACACTTATCAGGACCGATTAATGCTTGTGTTTCTGTCCAAAGAAAAGGCCCTAGACCCATTAGTTCCTCTAGGGTTATTCCTAGAGGTCTGGGTAGAGCAGTAGCATGGGTCGCCTGGCTGCCATGCTACTGCTATGCATTCCTGGCAGAGTACCTGCCAGTGTGCATTAAACaagagctgctgatgctgagtgAAGATAAGCTTCACTATTCCTCTGCAATCAGCCAGCAGTAACACCTGAGTCCCCCAGATATAATCAGGCATTTGTTTTGTGGGCTCACTGGTTACCCCGAATTGACTAACTGTGGACTGTAATTGCGACAACAGCTTTCAGTCTAGTGCAGTAATTGTTGCTTGATACCCGCCCCCTGCCACAGGAGAAAATATCACCAGACAAGCAACATCCATAGCTGCTGCTATAGCCTCTCTATCCCCCGAATCCATGATATCTTTTGCTACCACTGCCCATGCCTCCCTTTGCTCCTGTGCAATGACCCCCGCTAGGTCATTCTCTGGCCCAGGGATTGGCTCATTActaggaggaggagatggagggtcTGGCCATGGTACAGGCGGTGAGGATGGTGCTGTTGTGGCACACGTGGGGGGTGAGTTGCTGCTTGAAGGAGGAGCTGATGTTGGTGGCAAAATGACTGTAGATGTGGCAGGGGGTAACAGACAATTATACCAGTCCCCATAACCCTTATTCTTATCATGCGCCACGCTAGCTTGCTGTgcagccttcttttctccctgaTATTGTAATAACTCATTATGCATGACTCGCTATAGCTTTCCcaacttttttgcagttttatctTCATCTATAGCTGCCTCCCACAACTTGTCTCCAAATTTAC
This window encodes:
- the ISCA1 gene encoding iron-sulfur cluster assembly 1 homolog, mitochondrial, with the translated sequence MASSVVRATVRAVSKRRIQATRAALTLTPSAVQKIKELLKDKPDHVGVKVGVRTRGCNGLSYTLEYTKSKGDSDEEVVQDGVRVFIEKKAQLTLLGTEMDYVEDKLSSEFVFNNPNIKGTCGCGESFNI